In Paenibacillus sonchi, a single genomic region encodes these proteins:
- a CDS encoding PadR family transcriptional regulator: MSLIRYALLSLLAREPLSGYDIKQQMNDRFAPFWKAGSNQVYPELSKMESEELVTLISVEQHSYRPARKVYEITDIGKTTLAEWTIEPKEVEKVRDDFLIKAYNSWMIPPAEMIERLKDIKVQHEERLAIYERKMVELSGQFKLFDTSDPNFSSISVIQFGAQYERLYLAWCEDLIEKLNLSLQQQK, from the coding sequence ATGAGTCTTATTCGTTACGCTTTGCTCTCTCTGCTGGCCCGGGAGCCTTTGAGCGGTTATGATATCAAGCAGCAAATGAACGATCGTTTTGCCCCCTTCTGGAAAGCGGGAAGCAACCAGGTATATCCTGAGTTATCAAAAATGGAGTCGGAAGAGCTGGTAACACTGATAAGTGTTGAGCAGCACAGCTACCGCCCCGCCCGAAAGGTATATGAAATTACGGATATAGGAAAAACAACCTTAGCCGAATGGACCATCGAGCCTAAGGAAGTGGAAAAAGTAAGGGATGATTTTCTGATAAAGGCTTACAATTCCTGGATGATCCCACCCGCAGAGATGATTGAACGGCTAAAGGACATTAAAGTCCAGCATGAGGAACGGCTGGCTATCTATGAACGAAAAATGGTTGAACTTTCGGGACAGTTCAAGTTATTTGATACCAGCGACCCCAATTTCTCAAGTATTTCCGTCATTCAATTTGGGGCTCAGTATGAAAGGCTGTATCTGGCCTGGTGCGAGGATCTTATTGAAAAATTAAACCTCTCATTGCAGCAGCAAAAATAA
- a CDS encoding alpha/beta hydrolase, translating to MKLIFQDSTFSFELLRTMSYAAFGGADVGECLATAYRIKEGDFESWHTEWYTTANRIQALAAESMKLGERVSAREGLLRASNYYRTAEFFLHGNPDDPRLLDTWGKSRKAFREATALMDFSVEQVEIPYEGITLPGYFYHLNQEPKPVLIIHGGYDSTGEELYFGGALAALQRGYNCLTFEGPGQGAVIREQAIPFRHDWEHVLSPVIDYLQSRPEVDPAKISLMGISMGGIWRPGRRLLSTVWRRALQMMDC from the coding sequence ATGAAACTTATTTTTCAGGACTCTACATTTTCTTTTGAACTCTTACGCACTATGAGCTACGCTGCGTTCGGCGGAGCTGATGTCGGCGAGTGTCTGGCTACCGCTTATCGAATTAAAGAAGGCGATTTTGAAAGCTGGCATACAGAATGGTATACCACAGCGAACCGTATTCAGGCATTGGCTGCGGAGAGCATGAAACTGGGAGAGCGGGTAAGTGCAAGAGAAGGGCTGCTGCGGGCTTCTAATTACTACCGTACTGCCGAATTTTTTCTGCATGGCAATCCTGATGATCCCCGTCTTTTGGATACATGGGGGAAGAGCAGAAAGGCTTTCCGGGAGGCTACTGCATTGATGGATTTTTCAGTTGAGCAGGTGGAGATTCCCTATGAGGGAATCACTTTGCCCGGTTACTTCTATCATTTGAATCAAGAGCCTAAACCTGTATTAATTATCCATGGCGGTTACGATTCTACGGGGGAAGAGCTTTATTTCGGGGGGGCGTTGGCGGCGCTGCAGCGGGGCTACAACTGTCTTACCTTTGAGGGACCAGGCCAAGGCGCGGTTATCCGGGAGCAAGCCATTCCATTTCGCCATGATTGGGAACATGTACTTTCTCCTGTCATTGATTATTTGCAGTCCCGGCCTGAAGTCGATCCTGCAAAAATCTCATTGATGGGGATTAGCATGGGGGGTATCTGGCGCCCCGGGCGGCGGCTTTTGAGCACCGTTTGGCGGCGTGCATTGCAAATGATGGATTGCTAG
- a CDS encoding Na-translocating system protein MpsC family protein: MSTTELTSQLSSYAGRLLRERFGKGPESIHASIGKQCIALHIRNFIGPVERFLLNKEEEQAFRYTRELLMKSLLPELSAYLKDTMAIEVGELFYDWGIHNASGIIVALIKNDDVAIDDYAGRDEVHAQINEVSRKVQKEPVHTDSWWLGPRTLIIKREGILIPLEKELIGLGYENTLKTTKRKMEKRYLEDTTTIAPMLGKELADIYVDWDFDKDTSVIAYTFL, encoded by the coding sequence ATGAGCACTACGGAACTTACTAGCCAACTATCCAGTTATGCAGGAAGACTGCTTCGGGAGCGATTCGGGAAGGGACCCGAGTCTATACATGCTTCTATCGGGAAGCAATGCATAGCACTGCATATACGAAATTTTATCGGCCCTGTAGAGCGGTTTTTGCTTAACAAGGAAGAGGAACAGGCTTTTCGGTATACACGGGAGCTATTGATGAAATCGCTGCTTCCCGAGCTTTCAGCGTACCTGAAGGACACGATGGCTATTGAGGTCGGCGAGCTTTTTTATGATTGGGGGATACATAACGCTTCAGGAATAATCGTTGCGCTTATCAAGAATGATGATGTAGCCATTGACGATTATGCTGGGCGGGATGAGGTTCATGCCCAAATTAACGAAGTGAGCAGAAAGGTGCAGAAGGAGCCGGTACATACCGATTCCTGGTGGCTGGGTCCCCGCACCCTGATTATTAAGCGTGAAGGCATTCTGATTCCTCTGGAGAAGGAACTGATCGGCCTCGGTTATGAGAACACGCTCAAAACAACCAAACGCAAGATGGAAAAACGATACTTGGAGGATACCACCACGATTGCACCGATGCTTGGCAAGGAGCTTGCCGACATCTACGTGGATTGGGATTTCGACAAAGATACCAGCGTAATAGCCTATACTTTTCTGTAA
- the tnpA gene encoding IS200/IS605 family transposase: MAQPKWMCKYHIVFTPKYRRKVIYNQYKESIRDILKQLCGYKGVEIIEGHLMPDHIHMLVSIPPKMSVSSFMGYLKGKSALMIFDKHANLKYKYGNRHFWAEGYYVSTVGLNEATIKKYIQEQESHDIALDKLSVKEYENPFKG; encoded by the coding sequence ATGGCACAACCCAAGTGGATGTGCAAGTACCATATCGTATTCACCCCAAAGTATAGACGAAAGGTGATCTACAATCAATACAAAGAAAGTATCCGAGATATCCTAAAGCAACTCTGTGGCTACAAAGGAGTAGAGATTATCGAAGGACACCTCATGCCCGATCATATTCATATGTTGGTGAGTATTCCACCGAAAATGAGCGTCTCGAGTTTTATGGGATATCTGAAAGGGAAAAGTGCGCTCATGATCTTCGATAAGCATGCAAACTTGAAGTATAAGTACGGGAATCGCCATTTTTGGGCAGAAGGGTACTATGTAAGCACGGTAGGTCTCAATGAAGCAACGATTAAAAAGTATATCCAGGAGCAGGAAAGTCACGATATTGCACTGGATAAGCTGAGTGTGAAAGAGTATGAAAACCCCTTTAAGGGGTAG
- a CDS encoding methyl-accepting chemotaxis protein — protein MFSFIRKRLIARIFCVMTAVILCIAAGNIAIQWVNTGSAVKGTISSYNMNIASHYAAQADAGRFSDFLADPQETDLYWSLRAELDQFRQSIGARYVYFVKIDEANQPLLMIDGRPKGDPLASPINENTDMPAAAVEAVLAGENASTPLIKNPEYGDYISAYVPMRDGQGKLVGALGIDTDVAVLSTLTRDVLLQSLPLYGGILALSLAALGIMAWFVSRALRPLRTITESAGTMARGDLAEAARILHARPVKSRDEIGTAYQAMLRMSGDLNARVEGIVSHVSTASDLLYGSSETFARNADDVLRMSETVNGKIADIYAGASSQTEGAQSSALAIDEMAQGISRISASAAFVSESAVKALEIVDSSQAAMHQMNRQMKSISLSTGQTLEIALLLQSYAEEIEGALAAIRQFADQTKLLALNASIEAARAGEHGRGFTVVASEVRKLAEGSAASVERVADLLLHIGNASASIGTQMTDASKEVKEGARMSAEAEAALLQASAAFREVAEQIIDVSATAEQLSAGSEEVAATVGSMAHIAGGVSEQTRQIRELTDLQLEKIKEVYEASMTISANTSDMREAIRQVRV, from the coding sequence ATGTTTTCTTTTATTAGAAAAAGACTTATTGCCCGCATCTTCTGTGTCATGACCGCCGTTATTCTCTGTATCGCTGCCGGAAACATCGCCATTCAATGGGTAAACACCGGATCAGCAGTAAAAGGGACGATCAGCAGCTACAATATGAATATTGCCAGCCATTATGCTGCGCAGGCGGATGCCGGACGCTTCAGCGATTTTTTGGCCGACCCGCAGGAGACGGACCTGTACTGGTCGCTGCGGGCTGAACTGGACCAGTTCCGGCAGTCGATCGGCGCCCGTTATGTATACTTTGTGAAGATTGATGAAGCGAATCAGCCGCTGCTGATGATTGACGGCAGACCCAAGGGCGATCCGCTGGCTTCGCCGATTAATGAAAATACGGATATGCCGGCCGCTGCAGTTGAGGCGGTGCTTGCCGGAGAGAATGCCAGCACACCGCTGATCAAGAACCCCGAATATGGGGATTATATCTCGGCGTATGTACCGATGAGAGACGGCCAGGGGAAGTTGGTCGGTGCGCTGGGCATTGATACGGATGTCGCCGTCCTCAGCACGTTGACCCGGGATGTTCTGCTGCAAAGCCTGCCGCTCTATGGCGGCATTCTCGCCTTATCTCTGGCTGCGCTGGGCATCATGGCCTGGTTCGTGTCCCGGGCCCTGCGCCCCTTGCGTACGATAACAGAGAGTGCGGGTACCATGGCCCGGGGCGATCTGGCTGAAGCAGCCCGGATTCTGCATGCCCGTCCGGTGAAGTCCCGGGATGAGATCGGAACGGCTTATCAGGCGATGCTCCGGATGTCGGGGGATCTGAACGCAAGAGTGGAGGGAATAGTGTCCCATGTGTCCACGGCGTCCGACCTTCTCTATGGTTCCTCCGAGACATTCGCCAGGAATGCCGATGATGTGCTGCGGATGAGCGAAACGGTCAATGGCAAAATCGCAGACATTTACGCCGGTGCCAGCTCGCAGACAGAAGGGGCACAGAGCAGCGCCTTGGCGATAGACGAGATGGCGCAAGGCATCTCCCGCATTTCGGCATCTGCTGCCTTTGTCTCTGAATCTGCAGTCAAAGCACTGGAGATTGTGGATTCCTCCCAGGCAGCTATGCACCAGATGAACCGGCAGATGAAGTCGATCTCCCTATCCACCGGACAGACCCTGGAGATCGCGCTGCTGCTGCAGAGCTATGCGGAAGAAATCGAAGGGGCGCTGGCTGCGATAAGGCAGTTTGCGGATCAGACGAAGCTGCTGGCGCTGAATGCTTCAATTGAAGCCGCCCGCGCCGGAGAACACGGGCGGGGCTTCACCGTCGTAGCCAGTGAAGTGCGCAAGCTGGCTGAAGGCTCCGCCGCTTCGGTGGAGCGGGTCGCCGATTTATTGCTGCATATCGGCAATGCTTCGGCAAGCATCGGTACGCAGATGACGGACGCCTCCAAGGAAGTCAAGGAAGGCGCGCGAATGTCTGCGGAGGCGGAAGCTGCCTTGCTGCAAGCCTCCGCCGCTTTTCGTGAGGTGGCTGAGCAGATCATCGATGTGTCGGCGACGGCAGAGCAGCTGTCCGCAGGTTCGGAAGAGGTGGCTGCAACGGTAGGCA
- a CDS encoding response regulator, with protein MIEYKQTVLYVEDNQLNMALMHHIFKKNLPSVRLLKAETAALGLQIARQMLPDLIILDIGLPDLNGYEAMDQLKNDELTRPIPVLAISAFAQRSDIERAQKTGFSGYITKPFQVKALTEAVERLLAGIA; from the coding sequence GTGATAGAATACAAGCAGACAGTGCTATACGTGGAAGATAATCAACTCAACATGGCTTTGATGCACCATATCTTCAAAAAAAACCTGCCTTCTGTACGATTGCTGAAAGCGGAGACGGCAGCGCTTGGTCTGCAGATCGCCCGGCAGATGCTGCCGGATCTGATTATTCTGGATATTGGTCTGCCCGACCTGAATGGATATGAAGCTATGGACCAGCTCAAGAATGACGAATTAACCCGTCCGATACCCGTACTGGCGATCAGCGCTTTTGCCCAGCGCTCGGACATCGAACGGGCTCAAAAAACGGGATTTTCCGGATATATTACCAAACCCTTTCAGGTGAAGGCCCTGACAGAGGCTGTGGAGAGGCTTTTAGCCGGAATTGCGTGA
- a CDS encoding PQQ-binding-like beta-propeller repeat protein, whose amino-acid sequence MKKLQIRQRACAIIAGLSLLFAPYSVHSAWADSHTSYVGNNSDYDWTATTPAAKTVWTQTMDVNTAAADYETMNQGSAVTGGGKAYVIQKGQAVAINVQTGKVAWKYGAKLLGPLLYQKGVVYARSEGGTIYAVHADTGRNKWSSTVNAKGKLSIDQDQLYAADSDIMAFRLGDGKFLWKDNYSEALFSPLVFQGNLVFAQNSVSGAYTLTVLHAFDRTTGKHLWEADNQALPLTAANGTVLSQRLSNLIDLVPLTTLDSLDAKTGKRVKTAEYNPKNIDPVNPEPVNGVISSGGRAWLLGGQIYIGEGNSLYSYPLEADPSKVKAMKYTASGSGLSLDYAAGPYDGRVFFSNAQAVYGIKTANQSPVPYPSGGQIARFDLLGHGMYLAEPSGKLVAINLLTAKPVLQLQTSGRVFGPTLLESGMIIVQSKGKLTAFKEPESLRMQ is encoded by the coding sequence ATGAAAAAATTACAGATCAGGCAGAGGGCCTGCGCTATCATTGCCGGATTAAGCCTGTTGTTTGCGCCGTACTCCGTACATTCGGCTTGGGCTGATTCGCATACCTCTTACGTAGGAAACAACAGTGATTATGACTGGACCGCGACGACTCCGGCTGCCAAAACCGTCTGGACCCAAACCATGGATGTGAATACGGCGGCAGCGGATTACGAAACAATGAATCAGGGATCTGCAGTTACCGGAGGCGGGAAGGCCTATGTCATTCAGAAAGGACAGGCCGTAGCGATCAATGTGCAGACGGGGAAGGTAGCCTGGAAATATGGGGCCAAGCTTCTCGGTCCGCTGCTCTATCAGAAGGGGGTAGTCTATGCCCGTTCTGAGGGGGGGACGATATATGCCGTGCATGCCGACACTGGCCGCAACAAATGGAGTTCCACGGTCAACGCCAAAGGCAAGCTGAGCATTGATCAGGATCAGCTGTATGCTGCTGACAGCGATATTATGGCTTTCCGTCTGGGGGACGGCAAATTTCTCTGGAAGGACAACTACAGCGAAGCGTTGTTTTCCCCGCTGGTATTCCAAGGCAACCTGGTATTTGCCCAAAACTCGGTGTCCGGGGCTTACACTCTTACGGTGCTGCATGCTTTTGACCGTACAACAGGCAAACATCTGTGGGAAGCAGACAACCAGGCTCTTCCGCTAACGGCGGCGAATGGAACAGTGTTGTCTCAGCGGCTGAGTAATCTGATCGATCTGGTGCCCTTGACCACCCTGGACAGCTTGGATGCCAAAACCGGCAAGCGGGTGAAGACGGCAGAGTATAACCCGAAAAATATTGACCCGGTCAATCCCGAGCCCGTAAATGGTGTGATCAGCAGCGGGGGCAGGGCTTGGCTTCTCGGGGGACAGATTTATATCGGGGAAGGAAACAGCTTATACAGTTATCCTCTGGAGGCTGACCCTTCCAAAGTCAAAGCAATGAAATACACTGCGTCGGGCAGCGGGCTGTCCCTGGACTACGCCGCAGGTCCATATGACGGAAGAGTGTTTTTCAGCAATGCTCAGGCTGTTTACGGTATAAAGACGGCTAATCAGTCGCCGGTGCCGTATCCCTCAGGCGGACAGATTGCCAGATTTGACCTACTGGGTCACGGCATGTATCTGGCAGAGCCCTCCGGCAAGCTGGTGGCGATTAATCTCCTTACAGCGAAGCCTGTCCTGCAGCTGCAAACCTCAGGCCGAGTGTTTGGACCTACCCTGCTGGAGAGCGGGATGATTATTGTGCAGAGCAAAGGGAAGCTGACAGCGTTCAAGGAGCCGGAGAGCCTTAGAATGCAATAA
- a CDS encoding SulP family inorganic anion transporter → MKQLGLKNVWFSNTRSDVLSGMTVAIALIPEAIAFSILAGVSPMVGLYASFCIAIVTAFAGGRPGMISAATGAMALLVGSLVLNHGIEYLFAATVLAGILQILMGMLKLGRFITFLPQPVMTGFVNALAILIFMAQLTHFSGQGWVMYALVALTLLIIYTVPRFTKAVPSALVAIIVVSVLSIVLHLDVRTVGDMGNITPALPVFHLPQLPFTLDTLLIIAPYSLSLAVVGLLESLMTATLIDDITGTGSDKNREAKGQGLANIVTGFFGGMAGCAMIGQSMVNMKSGGRTRLSTFVSGIFLLFLILVLGDVVKQIPMGALVGVMFMVSISTFEWKSLTSLPKVPLSDALVMLVTVVTVVATDNLSIGVLFGVLLSALAFAWKIASIRMTVHTTAVSTQYMVHGQLFFGTTSQFIHHFMVEGDPEQIIIDFTHSHIWDQSAAGAIAKVISKYDALGKKVTLTGLNHESAQLVKRIGLSPSGGH, encoded by the coding sequence TTGAAGCAGCTTGGTTTGAAGAACGTGTGGTTTTCCAACACACGAAGTGATGTTCTATCGGGGATGACCGTGGCCATTGCCCTGATCCCGGAGGCGATAGCCTTTTCCATTCTTGCCGGAGTCAGCCCGATGGTGGGTTTATACGCCTCATTCTGCATTGCAATCGTTACGGCATTTGCCGGAGGAAGGCCCGGCATGATTTCGGCGGCCACCGGGGCGATGGCTCTTTTGGTCGGCAGCCTGGTGCTGAACCACGGCATAGAGTATTTATTCGCCGCTACCGTGCTGGCGGGAATCCTGCAAATTCTTATGGGGATGCTGAAGCTGGGGAGATTTATCACCTTTTTGCCGCAGCCGGTCATGACCGGATTTGTCAACGCGCTGGCCATTCTGATCTTTATGGCGCAGCTGACTCATTTCAGCGGACAGGGCTGGGTGATGTATGCTCTAGTGGCGCTTACGCTGCTCATTATCTATACCGTTCCCCGGTTCACCAAGGCGGTGCCTTCGGCGCTTGTGGCGATTATAGTAGTGTCCGTGCTCAGCATCGTGCTTCATCTGGATGTGAGAACCGTTGGCGATATGGGGAACATCACCCCGGCATTGCCGGTATTCCATCTCCCGCAGCTTCCATTTACCCTGGATACGCTGCTGATCATTGCGCCCTACTCTCTGTCGCTTGCCGTTGTCGGACTGCTGGAATCGCTGATGACAGCGACCCTCATTGATGACATTACCGGCACCGGAAGCGACAAAAACCGTGAAGCAAAGGGGCAGGGGCTGGCGAACATTGTCACCGGCTTCTTTGGAGGCATGGCGGGCTGTGCGATGATCGGCCAATCCATGGTCAATATGAAATCCGGCGGACGAACCCGGCTGTCCACTTTTGTGTCGGGGATATTCCTGTTGTTCCTGATTCTGGTCCTGGGCGATGTGGTGAAGCAGATCCCGATGGGAGCCTTGGTCGGAGTAATGTTTATGGTTTCGATCAGCACCTTTGAATGGAAATCGCTCACTTCATTGCCGAAGGTTCCGTTAAGTGATGCTCTGGTGATGCTCGTTACCGTGGTTACAGTGGTCGCTACCGATAATCTGTCGATAGGCGTGCTGTTTGGTGTCCTGCTCAGCGCGCTTGCCTTTGCCTGGAAAATCGCCTCCATCCGAATGACCGTTCATACGACGGCGGTTTCCACCCAGTATATGGTCCATGGACAGCTGTTCTTCGGCACGACAAGCCAGTTCATCCATCATTTCATGGTGGAGGGCGACCCCGAGCAGATTATCATTGACTTCACCCATTCACATATATGGGACCAGTCAGCGGCAGGCGCAATTGCCAAGGTCATCTCCAAATACGATGCGCTCGGCAAAAAAGTGACCCTAACCGGACTGAACCATGAAAGCGCGCAGCTGGTGAAGCGGATCGGCCTGTCTCCGTCCGGCGGGCATTAA
- a CDS encoding PAS domain-containing hybrid sensor histidine kinase/response regulator, whose translation MLRQQAQGYSHFEHACKTGAIGVAFLSVNGQWTSVNPAVTSLLGFTGEQLLSQHLRELVCEDSLESYTAMVRALEAGETPFAKCAVHLSSASGARVPVQLHMTLISDPSTGEKLYYLIHIAELAAEEPADEPLPSVDKLYRQIVANISDVVYYATSDNICRYCSPSVSEVLGYDSEQLVGRDIRGLIHPDDLAALHFPEAQDFQRVQIRVLHTDGRYLWIEFTLRLIAEGTQYSVLAVGRDITERKIVEQKLQESVERYTSLKKYNHDAIISLDLEGRIINGNEKACQLTGYSIPELAGMNVGRIIGAEHLGEVIAYSKEGSPAEVNIDHIWHREGYSVEVLTTIAPIIINQETVGLYIIAKDITDQKKLLIAKEAAEKTNRAKSEFLAMMSHEIRTPMNGVIGMTDLLLEMSEPGSLQREYLDIIRQSGDTLLAIINDVLDFSKIEAGKTILHEEPFMLMPCVDSVLELLQHKADKKGLKIEVSIGPDVPEHLIGDGERLKQILLNLVGNAVKFTYTGGIKVTLRVLARAGGSVTLEFTVADTGIGIPESSRGRLFEPFYQLDHFIDRRHEGTGLGLAITRQLVEMMGGSIALDTTVETGASFVFTVKLREESGSLPDSASGTEEDETLSGERSLRILVAEDNEINQIVLRKILEKRGYSVDVAGDGLQVMEMAREQSYDLIFMDVQMPRMNGLEATQAIKETLPPDKQPVIIAVTANALKGDRELCLAAGMDEYISKPLRSEAITNIVGKFF comes from the coding sequence ATGTTAAGACAGCAAGCACAAGGATATTCCCACTTTGAGCATGCATGTAAAACGGGAGCGATTGGAGTAGCGTTCCTTTCCGTTAACGGGCAATGGACCAGCGTAAATCCGGCTGTAACTTCGCTGCTTGGATTTACGGGGGAACAGCTCTTGTCGCAACATCTCAGAGAGCTTGTGTGCGAGGATTCATTGGAGTCATATACAGCGATGGTGCGGGCTTTGGAGGCTGGAGAAACTCCTTTTGCCAAGTGTGCAGTCCATTTGTCCTCCGCCTCCGGAGCGCGTGTGCCGGTGCAGCTGCATATGACGCTTATCAGCGATCCTTCGACTGGAGAGAAGCTGTATTATTTAATCCATATCGCTGAGCTTGCTGCCGAAGAACCGGCGGATGAGCCGCTTCCATCTGTGGACAAACTGTACCGGCAGATTGTGGCCAACATCTCGGATGTGGTCTACTACGCGACTTCAGACAATATCTGCAGATATTGCTCGCCTTCGGTAAGCGAGGTGCTGGGCTATGATTCAGAGCAGCTGGTGGGCCGGGACATCCGCGGGCTGATCCACCCCGATGATCTAGCTGCGCTTCATTTCCCCGAAGCTCAAGATTTTCAGAGAGTCCAGATTCGGGTCCTGCATACGGACGGCCGTTATCTGTGGATTGAATTCACGCTTCGGCTGATTGCAGAAGGCACACAGTACAGTGTGCTCGCCGTAGGCCGTGATATCACAGAACGCAAGATTGTGGAACAAAAGCTGCAGGAGTCTGTAGAACGGTATACTTCTCTGAAAAAGTATAACCATGATGCGATCATTTCCCTGGATCTTGAGGGGAGGATCATCAATGGGAATGAGAAGGCCTGCCAGCTTACAGGCTACAGCATCCCGGAGCTTGCCGGAATGAATGTGGGCCGGATTATCGGCGCAGAGCACCTTGGGGAGGTAATCGCCTATTCCAAAGAAGGCAGCCCTGCAGAAGTGAATATCGACCACATTTGGCACCGGGAAGGATACTCTGTTGAGGTGCTGACTACGATTGCACCGATTATCATCAACCAGGAGACGGTAGGCCTCTACATCATCGCTAAGGATATTACCGACCAGAAGAAGCTGCTGATTGCCAAAGAGGCTGCGGAAAAAACCAACCGGGCCAAAAGCGAATTTCTGGCGATGATGAGCCATGAGATCCGCACGCCCATGAACGGTGTGATCGGAATGACCGATCTGCTGCTGGAAATGAGTGAGCCGGGTTCGCTGCAAAGAGAGTATCTGGATATCATTCGCCAAAGCGGGGATACCCTGCTTGCGATCATCAACGATGTGCTGGACTTTTCCAAAATCGAGGCCGGGAAAACCATTCTGCATGAAGAGCCGTTTATGCTTATGCCCTGTGTGGATTCGGTGCTTGAGCTGCTGCAGCACAAAGCTGATAAAAAGGGCTTGAAGATTGAGGTCAGCATCGGTCCGGATGTGCCGGAGCATCTGATCGGCGATGGGGAAAGGCTGAAGCAGATCCTGCTCAATCTGGTGGGAAATGCCGTAAAGTTTACCTACACCGGCGGGATTAAGGTGACGTTGCGGGTACTGGCAAGAGCTGGAGGAAGCGTAACGCTTGAATTCACCGTAGCGGATACCGGTATTGGCATTCCCGAGAGCTCCCGGGGCCGGCTGTTTGAGCCCTTCTACCAGTTGGATCATTTCATAGACCGGCGGCATGAAGGGACGGGTCTGGGACTGGCGATTACCAGGCAGCTCGTGGAGATGATGGGGGGGTCAATCGCTCTGGATACTACAGTAGAAACAGGCGCATCTTTTGTGTTCACCGTGAAGCTCCGGGAGGAAAGCGGCAGCTTACCGGACTCCGCAAGCGGCACTGAGGAGGACGAAACGCTCTCTGGCGAACGGTCCTTGCGGATTCTGGTCGCGGAGGATAATGAAATCAATCAGATTGTGCTGCGTAAAATTCTGGAGAAACGCGGCTATTCTGTCGATGTTGCGGGAGACGGGCTGCAGGTGATGGAGATGGCCCGCGAGCAGAGCTACGATCTTATTTTTATGGATGTGCAGATGCCGCGCATGAACGGCCTGGAAGCTACGCAGGCGATCAAAGAAACGCTGCCGCCGGACAAGCAGCCAGTCATTATTGCCGTTACGGCAAATGCGCTTAAAGGAGACCGTGAGCTGTGCCTGGCCGCCGGTATGGATGAGTATATCAGCAAGCCTTTGCGAAGCGAAGCGATTACGAATATCGTCGGCAAATTTTTCTGA
- a CDS encoding bifunctional 3-deoxy-7-phosphoheptulonate synthase/chorismate mutase, with amino-acid sequence MSNVELEGLRARLDEINGQLLELISERAQVVQEIGAVKEKQGVPKFDPEREKQMLEKLVASNKGPFTSGTIRTLFKQIFSASLDLQSTDHKKSLLVARKNHAEDTVIVLPGGVTVGGLSSLMVAGPCSVESELQTRTVAAALQKAGVKVMRGGAFKPRTSPYDFQGLGMDGLRILREAATAYGLLTISEIVDPRHIEEALDYVDVIQVGARNMHNFELLKAVGEVNKPVLLKRGLSATLDEFVHAAEYIMSRGNMEIMLIERGIRTYEKSTRNTLDISAVPILKQECHLPVLVDVTHSTGRKDILIPCAKAALAAGADGIMVEVHPDPATALSDAAQQLNIEEFNTFFNEVKASGLYR; translated from the coding sequence ATGAGCAATGTGGAATTGGAAGGGCTGAGAGCCCGCCTGGATGAAATCAATGGACAACTGCTGGAGCTGATCTCCGAGCGGGCCCAGGTCGTACAGGAAATTGGAGCTGTAAAAGAAAAGCAGGGTGTGCCGAAATTCGATCCCGAACGGGAAAAACAGATGCTGGAGAAGCTGGTGGCAAGCAACAAGGGGCCTTTCACAAGCGGGACCATCCGCACCCTTTTCAAGCAGATTTTCTCCGCATCGCTTGATCTGCAAAGTACGGATCATAAGAAATCCCTGCTGGTGGCCCGGAAGAACCACGCGGAAGATACAGTGATCGTTCTGCCGGGGGGTGTAACCGTCGGCGGATTATCCTCGCTGATGGTTGCCGGACCCTGCTCGGTGGAGAGTGAATTGCAGACCCGTACCGTTGCCGCAGCGCTGCAGAAGGCCGGAGTGAAGGTTATGCGCGGCGGAGCCTTCAAACCCCGTACCTCCCCTTATGACTTCCAGGGTCTGGGAATGGACGGCCTGAGAATTCTTCGGGAAGCGGCCACAGCATACGGCCTTCTGACCATTAGTGAAATTGTCGATCCCCGGCATATTGAAGAGGCGCTTGATTATGTAGACGTAATTCAGGTCGGCGCGCGGAATATGCATAACTTCGAACTGCTCAAGGCCGTCGGAGAAGTGAACAAACCGGTGCTGCTGAAGCGGGGGTTGTCCGCGACGCTGGATGAGTTCGTTCATGCGGCGGAATATATTATGTCCCGGGGCAATATGGAGATTATGCTGATTGAACGCGGCATCCGCACCTATGAGAAATCGACCCGCAATACACTTGATATTTCAGCTGTGCCGATTCTCAAGCAGGAATGCCATTTGCCGGTGCTGGTCGATGTGACCCACTCTACCGGCCGCAAGGACATTCTGATTCCTTGCGCCAAGGCTGCGCTCGCTGCCGGGGCCGACGGCATCATGGTGGAGGTGCATCCCGATCCGGCTACCGCGCTGTCCGATGCTGCGCAGCAGTTGAATATTGAAGAGTTCAATACCTTCTTCAATGAAGTCAAAGCTTCGGGACTATACCGCTGA